GTCTCTGAGTGACCGTTCCAGCCGGGCGTTGGCGTCTTTGTCTTTTTTAAACTGCTCCTTCTTCGGGTTCCATTCCAGCGGACGTTTCAGCTCGTAAGCGATGTTGCCGATGGTACAAACCGTGGCCGTGCGGTGCCCGATTTCCACGTCGCAGATCGGTTTGCTGCGTTTGCGCATCGCATCCAGAAAATCCTTGTAATGGTTTTCGCTGCGGTAAACGTGTTTTTCGTCCGGGCCAATCACTTTGGCTGCGAGCGTAGCCGGATTGGTTTCGAGCTTTTTCCGCTGGATGTTCAGGGTTCCTTCCGAACCGACAAACTGAATGGCGTTGTTCCACTCCCAGGGCTCGTGGGTCATTGTGATCCCGTTGTCGTAGCGGTAGGTCAGGAACTTGTGGTCTTTGCCGTCCGGCGGAATCACCTCGACCGGTCCGCTGTCGTCTTTGTCCAGCGCCCACTGCACGATGTCGAACATGTGCGCGCCCCAGTCGGTCACCATGCCGCCCCCAAATTCCTTGTAATTCCGCCAGTTGGGAAACACGTCCTTCGACAAGGGCGGAGCCAGTTCAGTATTGAAGGCCACCGGCTGATTGGGTCCCAGCCACAGGTTCCAGTCCAGCCCTTCCGGAATCGTTTCGGCCGGTAAATCATACGCTTTCGGCGGAGGGCCAACGTTTACCCGAATGTTCTTGATGTCACCCAGATACCCGTTGCGGACCAGTTCGGCGGTTTGCCGGAATTCGGGCCAGGAGCGCTGCATGCTGCCGGTCTGAAACACCCGGTCGTGTTTGCGGGCCGCGTTCACCATGGCCCGGCCCTCCTTGATGGTTAGGGCCAGCGGTTTTTCGCAGTAGATATCCTTCCCGGCTTCGGCGGCTTTGACGGCCATAACGGCGTGCCAATGATCGGGCGCGGCAATAACCACGGCGTCGATGTCTTTGCGGTCGAGTAGTTGACGGAAGTCGTTATACGCCTGAATGGCGGGGTGCTCGCCCTTTACTTTTGCCCTCCCCTCCTCACTGGTATAATACGTTTTGGTCTGTTCGATAAACAAATCCCGTTTGGCCTTGTACACCTCGGCAGCCGCCAGGATTTTGGTTTCGCCGGTCGCCAGAAAGTTGCGGGCCAGTCCGCGGCTTTGTTTGCCGGTTCCGATAAAACCGAGGCTGATGATGTCACTCGGTGCCAGATAGGCCGAACCGTCCGCCCGTTTTCCACCCAGCACAAACCGGGGAACAATCAGAAAAGCCGACAGGGTTGCCGATGCCTGACCAATGAATTTACGCCGGGACAAGGCGCTGAACGTGTCTTTTTCCATGTGGTTTGGAATGAGGGTCTTGATTTCCTACTAAAAGCGTTCAAGCAGCCGGATTTACTACTCTGATTTTCTCTATCTGGCCCTCAAAACCCGCTTCACATCCTTCTTTTTACGTTTCAACTGACTTGTTATTAACAATTTAACCGCAACGCTCCAACTTTGACCATTCAGTAAACACAAATCACTACGCCAATGAAAATGATTCTGATGACGCTGCTGGCGGTTGTTCTGCTTGGCAGTTGCAAAAAAGACCCCGACGCCGTGATTCCGGGTGGTTATGTACCGACGGCAACCGCCGGAAAATGGATGTATGGCTCGTTTGCCATGAGCGAGTTCTGGTCGTACGACGGCACCTACCAGGGCAGCCCCTTTGAACTGGCTGTGATGTTTGATTTCAAAACCGACGGTACTTACGAGAAGTATTTCGTAGCCCACACCCGCGATTATGCCGGATGCAAAACGGAAACGCTCAGCTTTGAGAAAGGCAGCGTGGACTTTGACGAAGCCAACGGCTCTTTTACGACCACCCCAACAGAAGGGCATTACCGGGCCTTTTATTCCTGCTTTCCGAAGCAAAACGTCAACCAGAAAATGAACCGCCCGGATTTAGAGCCGCAGACCTATTATTACGAAACAACGACGGCCCCCAACGGCCAGCCCAACCTGGTGGTACGGTTTAAAGAGGGCGATACCAACACAAGCCTTTTTCAGCCCACCTCCTGGTGATACGAAGCGGAAACCGGCGCCTAATTAGCCAGAAAATAGACAATCCGGCAGGCGGTGCCGGTGCTTTTGGGATTTTTGGTGGTCGCCATCCGCAGGTGCAGCACGTGCTTTTTATCCGGCAAATTTCCGGCGAACAGCTTGTACCAGGGCAAGTGCAACTGCTGGCTCCACTGCGTTTGCAGGTCCATTTTCTGATACGGGCCGTTGTCGATGCGGTATTCCACCTCGCCTGCGTCCGGCCCCGACACGATGGCCATGCCCACGGCGCTCCCCGTAAAATTCAGCGTCAGCGTGGCGCCCGGCGTGGTGGCTTCCAGCATGGGCCGGTCGACAAAACCGGCCCGGGTGCCAACCTGATCCGCCGGTTTCCAGCTTTCGACCCGTTTCCAACCGCTGCCGAGCTTAGCGTCCTGAATCGGCACGTACCGCCCCCGCTCGAAATTGCCCCGGTTCAACGGAGCAATTGACACCGACGGTTTGCCGTCCTTGTCGGCTGATCGAAAACCGGCCTCCAGCAAATACCGGATCGTCTGAAAATAGATTTCCTGCCCAAACGGCGAGGGGTGCAGGTCTTTGAAATCAAATTCCCACGTAAACTCTTTGGCGGCAATGCGGTCGTAAACTTCGCGCGCCAGATCGATGGAAGGCAGGCCGTAATGGGCGGCCACGCGCTCGTGGTTGGCCAGCTCGACCGGTTTTTTGCCCTGCCGAAAGTCACCAAACTTATCCGGGTCGGCGAATTCCATCAGCACCACGTCCGCCAGCGGATTATTCCGGCGGGTGTGCCGCACAATGCCTTCCAGCGCCCGGAGCTGCGTCAGGCTGTCAGTTTCGTTGGTGCGGTCGTTGACGGCGGCTTCCAGAAACAGCAGGTCAATTTTTCCCTGGCTCAGCACATCCTGCTCCACCCGGAATGCGTGCGGCAAACTCCCCAAAGACGGGATTCCGGCCCGGATAAATGTGAATTCTGTTTGCGGAAACCGTTCCTGCAAATACCGGCTTACCTTGTCACGCCAGCCCGGATTGTGCGTAATGGAACCGCCCAGAAACGCCACCGTGGCCTTTTTCTGCTCTGTAATGGCTCGGTACACG
This Larkinella insperata DNA region includes the following protein-coding sequences:
- a CDS encoding SGNH/GDSL hydrolase family protein; this translates as MRFPLVFCTFFLIASATVLSAQVQETTTPWHSFEKVEFKLNGIPARYVKPRKPLPGNPWVWRAHFPDWHVEMDSILLERGFHIAYINTNDQYGAPKAMMTWDDFYQYLVSAKGFAPKVALEGVSRGGLYVYGWAKRNPARVSCIYAEAPVCDFKSWPGGKGGGKGDAKSWQQLLEVYGFSEQQALDYADQPMDNLAGLAAYKVPILHVISLHDKLVPNDENTFPLVERYQKLGGPATVYSMSRGGQTLEGHHFPIEHPEWWADFIQQHSYPVQKPLEHQPYGQLRNGLPNVYRAITEQKKATVAFLGGSITHNPGWRDKVSRYLQERFPQTEFTFIRAGIPSLGSLPHAFRVEQDVLSQGKIDLLFLEAAVNDRTNETDSLTQLRALEGIVRHTRRNNPLADVVLMEFADPDKFGDFRQGKKPVELANHERVAAHYGLPSIDLAREVYDRIAAKEFTWEFDFKDLHPSPFGQEIYFQTIRYLLEAGFRSADKDGKPSVSIAPLNRGNFERGRYVPIQDAKLGSGWKRVESWKPADQVGTRAGFVDRPMLEATTPGATLTLNFTGSAVGMAIVSGPDAGEVEYRIDNGPYQKMDLQTQWSQQLHLPWYKLFAGNLPDKKHVLHLRMATTKNPKSTGTACRIVYFLAN
- a CDS encoding Gfo/Idh/MocA family protein, whose amino-acid sequence is MEKDTFSALSRRKFIGQASATLSAFLIVPRFVLGGKRADGSAYLAPSDIISLGFIGTGKQSRGLARNFLATGETKILAAAEVYKAKRDLFIEQTKTYYTSEEGRAKVKGEHPAIQAYNDFRQLLDRKDIDAVVIAAPDHWHAVMAVKAAEAGKDIYCEKPLALTIKEGRAMVNAARKHDRVFQTGSMQRSWPEFRQTAELVRNGYLGDIKNIRVNVGPPPKAYDLPAETIPEGLDWNLWLGPNQPVAFNTELAPPLSKDVFPNWRNYKEFGGGMVTDWGAHMFDIVQWALDKDDSGPVEVIPPDGKDHKFLTYRYDNGITMTHEPWEWNNAIQFVGSEGTLNIQRKKLETNPATLAAKVIGPDEKHVYRSENHYKDFLDAMRKRSKPICDVEIGHRTATVCTIGNIAYELKRPLEWNPKKEQFKKDKDANARLERSLRDEWAIKL